A stretch of the Porifericola rhodea genome encodes the following:
- a CDS encoding PA14 domain-containing protein, with the protein MRISTFKVGFILLLLITSTALSALGQIVVEDAVISDSRSNYLVVSFNQNITVSNADGFRLTGGAARIDKLIGGSGSNQLVFSLTDYALPDDDFKLLYWPELGDAFADGLPLQGFEDLDVHNQTSAYHGKGQIFYVSTSGNDSFNGTSPKAPLRSIDKALDKVGPGDFVLLKRGDQWNDNIIINKSGSPNNYITFGAYGNGKKPVIKSNGVSGSTSEFKYKGYILKGATLSVRGDYVLIDNINVIVDGPGRASDDGIQLLGCKYPVVSNCEVSATNQNGYFGIRTNTWVYNSSHKESALFNTTHPQVLNSEVYGHFRCLIGTQIWPFDGRHTIHEGGRIENCIARDIVKEGSSDPWENILTSRGDMNNFVIRKNKVFGFYSNGIETYGAKNIIIEHNTIHSPHKNTKSGRGIKAGGYNSAGQTASGVGELFSENVIVRYNTIYNIYHNLKGKQVGITTNNSKSGQVYGNLIYNIGEVGIEINGALNSKGFQVFNNTVINAGTDALKLYTQGSYAGNVEICNNILQGKDKDIRALVSSGKATGKNNILAGGKSTGAYNGQNDKSNALSLLFLNLSKMDFGLRENAPAVDQGVDMSAYKKDIKGNLITNKPDIGAFEYFDESAVPTPTPTPEPTPEPEPTPTPEPEEPTGENGVNYSYYQGEWTRLPNFSKIQAVKSGQVSNFTLSPRNREEYFGFEFSAYIQIDTDGTYTFYTTSDDGSELFINNQKIVDNDGLHGAVEKSGKIYLTKGLHSIEVNYFERTRGQILEVEYAGPGVSKKLIPTTKLFTDKGNATPSPEQPDAEAGLNYKYYHGDWTQLPDFSKLKAYKSGRITNFNISPRERNDKIAFVYEGYIQIDSDGTYTFYTTSDDGSKLYINSKEIVNNDGLHGPTEKSGNVYLTKGLHPIKVTFFERSSGQLLEVKYAGPGVSKQIIPGSKLYTEKTDTTPEPTPTPEPDEPSVEAGLNYKYYEGYWYQLPDFSKLNVEKSGKVNNFSLEPRESEERFGFVYEGYIQIDSDGTYTFYTTSDDGSKLYINSKEIVDNDGVHAAEEVSGKVYLTKGWHPIKVTFFERSHGEVLEVRYAGPGVSKKLIPSNKLASSLNNNARVASSSKSVTKNTNETQTLKDDNIEDSLFPNTGEILVYPNPVDAYLNIKFDQIYGSVSLKIVDMNGRIVLAQELSNPGFQIQLGIEQYNLPTGKYILSLSSNGQIIKNVNLLKR; encoded by the coding sequence ATGAGAATTTCTACCTTTAAAGTAGGTTTCATCTTATTACTACTTATTACTAGCACAGCATTAAGTGCATTGGGACAGATAGTGGTTGAAGATGCGGTAATTAGTGATAGTCGTAGTAACTATCTAGTTGTTAGCTTTAATCAGAATATCACCGTCTCTAACGCAGATGGCTTCCGACTTACTGGTGGAGCCGCACGCATTGATAAACTCATCGGTGGAAGTGGTTCCAACCAACTAGTCTTCTCTCTCACCGACTACGCTCTACCTGATGATGACTTCAAACTCCTCTACTGGCCTGAGCTTGGCGATGCCTTTGCCGATGGACTACCGCTCCAGGGGTTTGAAGACTTAGATGTACACAATCAAACTTCCGCTTATCATGGTAAGGGACAAATCTTCTACGTCTCTACATCCGGAAATGATAGCTTTAATGGTACTAGTCCTAAGGCTCCTCTACGTTCTATTGATAAAGCTCTCGACAAAGTAGGACCTGGAGATTTTGTCCTTCTTAAAAGAGGTGACCAGTGGAACGATAACATCATTATCAATAAATCTGGATCCCCTAACAACTACATTACTTTCGGGGCTTACGGTAATGGGAAAAAACCTGTCATCAAAAGTAATGGGGTGAGTGGCTCTACTTCTGAGTTTAAGTATAAAGGCTATATCCTCAAAGGTGCTACCCTGAGTGTAAGAGGAGACTATGTCTTGATTGATAATATCAATGTCATTGTAGATGGACCCGGAAGAGCCAGCGATGATGGAATACAGCTTTTAGGTTGTAAGTATCCTGTCGTTAGCAACTGTGAGGTAAGCGCTACTAATCAGAATGGATACTTTGGTATCAGAACTAATACTTGGGTGTATAACAGCAGCCATAAAGAGTCAGCCCTTTTTAACACAACCCATCCACAGGTGCTTAACTCTGAAGTCTATGGACATTTCCGCTGTCTTATCGGTACCCAGATCTGGCCCTTTGACGGTAGACATACCATACACGAAGGTGGTCGTATTGAGAATTGTATCGCCAGAGATATCGTCAAGGAAGGTAGCAGCGACCCCTGGGAAAATATACTTACCTCTAGAGGGGACATGAACAATTTTGTGATCCGTAAAAACAAAGTCTTCGGATTCTACAGTAACGGTATTGAAACTTATGGGGCTAAGAATATTATTATTGAGCATAATACTATTCACTCTCCTCATAAAAACACCAAATCTGGTAGAGGCATCAAAGCCGGCGGATATAATAGTGCCGGACAAACGGCCAGCGGAGTAGGTGAGCTCTTCAGTGAAAATGTTATTGTACGATATAACACTATCTACAACATCTACCACAACCTTAAGGGCAAGCAAGTGGGTATTACTACCAACAATTCTAAAAGCGGCCAGGTGTACGGTAACCTCATTTACAACATAGGTGAAGTAGGCATTGAAATCAATGGCGCTTTGAACAGCAAAGGCTTCCAAGTTTTTAATAATACCGTGATCAATGCTGGAACCGATGCGCTTAAACTCTATACGCAGGGATCCTATGCAGGAAACGTAGAAATCTGCAACAACATACTACAAGGTAAAGACAAGGATATCAGAGCATTGGTCAGCAGTGGGAAAGCCACTGGAAAAAATAACATCCTGGCGGGTGGTAAAAGTACTGGAGCCTATAACGGCCAGAATGACAAAAGCAACGCCCTCTCATTACTCTTTCTTAACCTCAGCAAAATGGACTTTGGTCTTAGAGAAAACGCTCCCGCTGTAGACCAGGGAGTTGATATGAGTGCTTACAAAAAGGATATCAAAGGTAACCTTATCACTAACAAACCTGATATCGGTGCCTTTGAATATTTTGATGAATCTGCTGTTCCTACTCCAACCCCTACACCAGAGCCAACTCCAGAACCTGAACCAACTCCTACCCCAGAACCTGAAGAGCCTACGGGAGAAAATGGCGTAAACTATAGTTACTACCAGGGAGAATGGACAAGGTTGCCCAACTTTAGCAAAATTCAGGCTGTCAAGTCTGGACAAGTAAGTAACTTCACCTTAAGTCCAAGGAATAGAGAAGAATATTTTGGTTTTGAGTTTTCGGCTTATATCCAAATTGATACGGATGGCACTTACACTTTTTACACTACTTCTGACGATGGCTCTGAGCTATTTATCAACAATCAAAAAATTGTAGATAATGACGGCTTGCATGGAGCCGTTGAAAAGTCTGGCAAAATTTACCTGACTAAAGGGCTACATTCCATTGAAGTGAATTACTTCGAGCGTACCAGAGGCCAGATTTTAGAAGTTGAGTACGCTGGGCCAGGAGTTAGTAAGAAATTAATTCCTACCACAAAATTATTTACAGACAAAGGCAACGCAACACCTTCACCCGAACAGCCTGATGCCGAAGCAGGACTTAATTACAAGTATTACCATGGTGATTGGACGCAACTGCCTGATTTTAGTAAACTTAAAGCTTATAAAAGCGGTAGAATAACTAACTTTAATATTAGTCCAAGAGAGAGAAACGATAAAATTGCTTTTGTATACGAAGGTTACATTCAAATTGATTCCGATGGTACATATACTTTCTATACAACTTCAGATGACGGATCAAAACTGTATATAAATAGCAAAGAGATTGTTAATAATGATGGGCTGCATGGACCAACAGAAAAGTCTGGCAACGTATATCTTACCAAAGGTTTGCATCCTATAAAAGTAACTTTCTTTGAGCGCTCCAGTGGCCAACTATTGGAAGTAAAATATGCAGGACCTGGAGTAAGCAAACAAATAATACCTGGTAGCAAGCTTTATACAGAAAAAACCGACACTACACCTGAGCCAACCCCTACACCAGAACCAGATGAACCAAGTGTAGAAGCAGGATTAAATTATAAGTACTATGAAGGGTATTGGTATCAGTTACCTGACTTTAGCAAATTGAATGTTGAAAAATCTGGTAAAGTGAACAATTTTTCTCTTGAGCCAAGAGAAAGTGAAGAACGGTTTGGCTTTGTATACGAAGGTTACATTCAGATTGATTCTGATGGTACTTATACTTTCTACACCACTTCAGATGACGGATCAAAACTGTATATAAATAGCAAAGAGATTGTTGATAATGACGGTGTACATGCAGCAGAAGAAGTATCAGGTAAAGTTTACTTAACTAAAGGATGGCATCCGATAAAAGTAACTTTCTTTGAGCGTAGTCATGGTGAAGTATTAGAAGTAAGATATGCAGGCCCTGGAGTAAGCAAGAAACTTATTCCTTCTAACAAGCTTGCCTCCAGCTTAAATAATAACGCAAGAGTAGCTTCTTCATCAAAATCCGTAACGAAAAATACTAATGAAACACAAACACTAAAGGATGATAATATCGAGGATTCACTATTTCCAAATACTGGCGAGATATTAGTATACCCCAACCCAGTAGATGCATACCTCAATATTAAGTTTGATCAGATTTATGGATCAGTTAGCCTTAAAATAGTTGACATGAATGGTAGAATAGTTTTAGCCCAGGAGCTATCAAACCCTGGCTTTCAGATTCAATTAGGGATAGAGCAGTATAATTTACCTACAGGTAAATATATCTTATCTCTATCGTCAAATGGTCAGATTATCAAAAATGTAAATCTTCTAAAGCGATAA
- a CDS encoding ATP-grasp domain-containing protein produces MKVGIHQFSKQKLSDFEEIYEKILIHNHIESIRLHASQPDFWKKIESIDFFLSRWLDTSDHHQLGHTILPIIEKDFKKGCLPNYHTYWHYDDKIKQFFQLKAHGFPAIDSYVFWDKQSALSWMDSTELPVIFKLKGGASSSNVIMIKSRNRGKKLIKKIFGSGFISGKIPDKGHVKYQDFDIGKKIRHWGGNLLKTLNGEDINFRWQLHKNYALFQKFMPDNTFDTRVVVIGGRAFAFRRFNRENDFRASGSKKLDLEPANIDLRCIKLAQQVSRTLNYQCMAYDFLYDEHNEPVICEISYTHGQSVIKCPGYWDEEMNWHEGHYWPQYWHLVDLLGMPELIQPDITIEEKSLNQKFFNIINK; encoded by the coding sequence ATGAAAGTTGGTATTCATCAATTTTCCAAACAAAAATTATCTGATTTTGAAGAAATCTATGAAAAGATTCTAATTCATAATCATATTGAAAGTATCAGACTACATGCAAGTCAGCCTGATTTTTGGAAAAAAATTGAAAGCATAGACTTTTTTCTATCCAGATGGCTTGATACTAGTGATCACCACCAACTGGGTCATACTATTCTCCCTATTATTGAAAAAGATTTTAAGAAAGGATGTTTACCTAATTATCATACTTATTGGCATTATGATGATAAAATAAAACAATTTTTTCAGTTAAAAGCTCATGGGTTTCCGGCTATTGATAGTTATGTGTTTTGGGATAAACAAAGCGCATTGAGTTGGATGGATAGTACAGAGCTTCCAGTAATCTTCAAACTCAAGGGAGGAGCAAGTTCCAGTAACGTTATAATGATTAAATCTCGTAATAGAGGCAAAAAACTTATTAAGAAAATTTTTGGTTCGGGATTTATTTCAGGAAAAATACCTGACAAAGGACACGTCAAATATCAAGATTTCGATATAGGCAAGAAAATTAGACATTGGGGAGGGAATCTTCTAAAAACTTTAAACGGAGAAGATATTAATTTTAGATGGCAGTTACATAAGAACTATGCGCTATTCCAAAAATTTATGCCTGATAATACTTTTGATACAAGGGTAGTCGTCATAGGTGGTAGAGCTTTCGCATTTCGTCGATTCAATAGGGAAAACGACTTTAGAGCTTCTGGTAGCAAAAAATTAGATCTAGAACCTGCTAATATTGACTTAAGGTGTATCAAGCTTGCTCAGCAAGTTTCAAGAACACTCAATTATCAATGCATGGCTTATGATTTCTTATATGATGAGCATAATGAACCTGTAATCTGCGAAATATCATATACACATGGCCAAAGTGTAATTAAATGTCCGGGATATTGGGATGAAGAGATGAATTGGCATGAAGGTCATTATTGGCCACAATACTGGCATTTAGTTGATTTACTAGGAATGCCCGAGCTTATACAACCAGATATCACAATTGAAGAAAAATCATTGAATCAAAAGTTCTTCAACATTATTAATAAATAA
- a CDS encoding CapA family protein, translating into MSAQKPIDIIITGDFCPQHRVETLSTSQQASKIYDDEILKVLTNKDLSITNLECPLTKGGKPIVKVGPNLKASPASIEALSVAKFDIATLANNHIMDQGDEGMRDTVETCHNAGIKTVGVGNTLAEAQRILYSKVNSQTIAIINAADQEFCVAEESSAGANPIDLPYLYSQISEAKKNADFVLLIVHGGNEHYHLPSPELKRTYRFFIDIGADAVVSHHTHFASGYEVYKGAPIFYSLGNFNFDKAIKKADNWYKGYFVKLSLLKGEVQAFTIYPYTQCIDEPIIKLMTGKLKEDYLKTIEEYNIIIKNDNKLKESWHQFTKANQLMYYSSIFQLNKIERFLLKKKLLKSVINEGKYLPRLLNLYRCQSHRSAVIDILNRNLNK; encoded by the coding sequence ATGAGTGCTCAGAAACCTATTGATATCATCATAACTGGTGACTTCTGTCCTCAACATAGAGTCGAAACACTTTCCACCTCTCAGCAAGCTAGCAAAATCTACGATGACGAGATTTTAAAAGTGTTAACAAATAAGGACCTATCTATCACAAATTTAGAATGTCCTTTAACTAAAGGAGGCAAACCAATAGTTAAAGTTGGCCCCAACCTCAAAGCCTCTCCTGCTTCAATAGAAGCACTTTCTGTAGCAAAATTTGATATTGCTACACTCGCAAACAATCATATTATGGATCAGGGTGATGAGGGAATGAGAGATACTGTAGAAACTTGCCATAATGCAGGAATTAAAACAGTGGGTGTAGGAAATACGCTTGCTGAAGCTCAACGTATATTATATTCAAAAGTAAACTCTCAAACTATTGCCATTATCAATGCTGCAGATCAAGAGTTTTGTGTTGCTGAAGAATCATCTGCAGGCGCTAATCCTATCGATCTTCCCTACCTATACTCTCAGATTTCTGAAGCTAAAAAAAACGCAGATTTTGTTCTGTTAATAGTACATGGAGGTAATGAACATTATCATTTACCAAGTCCAGAACTTAAAAGAACTTATCGTTTTTTTATTGATATAGGTGCAGATGCTGTTGTAAGTCATCATACTCATTTTGCCAGTGGATACGAGGTGTACAAAGGAGCTCCTATCTTTTACAGCCTAGGTAACTTTAATTTCGACAAAGCAATAAAAAAGGCAGATAATTGGTATAAAGGATACTTTGTGAAATTGTCTTTACTTAAAGGAGAAGTTCAAGCCTTTACTATTTATCCTTATACTCAATGTATTGATGAGCCAATTATTAAACTTATGACAGGTAAACTAAAAGAAGATTACCTTAAAACTATAGAGGAGTATAATATCATAATTAAAAACGATAACAAATTGAAAGAGAGTTGGCATCAGTTTACTAAAGCTAACCAACTCATGTATTACTCAAGTATATTTCAATTAAATAAAATTGAAAGGTTTCTTCTAAAAAAGAAGCTATTGAAGTCAGTTATTAACGAAGGGAAGTATCTTCCTCGGCTATTAAACTTATATAGATGTCAGTCACATAGAAGCGCAGTAATTGACATCCTTAACAGAAACTTAAATAAATAA
- a CDS encoding glycosyltransferase: MNVKIILKQPYPYGMACTNRIHNYALGLTEAGHNVEIIVPLPLEKKSTAKNKNILGNHQGIDYLYANNTTYRSNNFIKRRIQDIAGPLLAAKHILFQKQPTDVVLVVSNYLYHIFTFKVVSLITGALYIQEKSEFPFVFKKKPSLTGRIFRNIHNKTIYKLFDGILVISESLHSFFESKIGKNSKLLKVPVIVNMKEFPSPDPEAPPFIAYSGNLSDKKDGIISLIKSFAIVSKKHSELKFYVIGKGGIKDEQKVKRLIAELNLERQVILTGYVSREELLYYLSNALALVVAKPDTLQSSTCFPSKIGEYLATGKPVVSTNVGEIPYYLKDLENALLVNAGDHEAFAHKIDFIIENHDQSLLIGRKGKLTAENNFNYKTQGNRISEFLEKLALKKQKGFTKKTNA; the protein is encoded by the coding sequence ATGAATGTTAAAATCATTTTAAAGCAACCATATCCTTATGGTATGGCTTGCACTAATAGAATACATAATTACGCACTTGGCTTAACTGAAGCAGGACATAATGTTGAGATTATCGTTCCTCTACCACTTGAAAAAAAAAGTACAGCCAAAAACAAAAATATATTAGGTAATCATCAAGGTATAGATTACTTGTACGCTAATAACACAACATATAGAAGTAATAACTTTATAAAAAGGCGTATTCAGGATATTGCTGGTCCTCTTTTAGCTGCCAAACATATACTTTTTCAAAAGCAACCTACAGATGTTGTACTTGTAGTAAGCAACTACCTTTATCATATCTTTACTTTTAAGGTAGTCAGTTTAATAACAGGAGCACTATATATTCAGGAGAAAAGTGAATTCCCTTTTGTATTTAAAAAGAAGCCTAGTCTAACAGGCAGAATATTTAGAAATATTCATAACAAGACTATTTATAAGCTTTTTGATGGAATTTTAGTCATTTCAGAATCACTGCATTCTTTTTTTGAATCAAAAATCGGCAAAAATAGTAAACTGTTAAAAGTTCCTGTAATCGTTAATATGAAAGAGTTTCCTTCTCCTGACCCGGAAGCTCCACCTTTTATAGCCTATTCAGGAAACTTGTCAGACAAAAAAGATGGAATAATTAGCTTAATAAAGAGCTTTGCTATAGTAAGTAAAAAACATTCTGAGCTTAAGTTTTATGTAATTGGTAAGGGGGGAATTAAAGACGAGCAAAAAGTTAAAAGACTGATTGCAGAACTAAACTTAGAAAGACAAGTGATACTTACTGGTTATGTATCTAGAGAGGAGCTACTCTATTATTTAAGTAACGCCCTAGCCTTAGTCGTAGCTAAACCTGACACACTGCAATCTAGCACATGCTTTCCAAGCAAAATTGGAGAATATTTAGCCACAGGTAAACCTGTAGTCTCTACTAATGTAGGTGAAATTCCTTATTACCTCAAGGATTTGGAAAATGCCCTACTTGTAAATGCCGGAGATCATGAGGCTTTTGCTCATAAAATTGATTTTATTATTGAAAATCATGACCAAAGCTTGTTAATAGGCAGAAAAGGTAAACTCACCGCTGAAAATAATTTCAATTACAAAACACAAGGAAATAGGATATCTGAATTTCTAGAAAAATTGGCTTTAAAAAAACAAAAGGGTTTTACAAAAAAAACAAATGCTTAA
- a CDS encoding lipopolysaccharide biosynthesis protein: MILQKYKQKVVEQTKSKKFKQILSMLTSSALGIGLGIGTSVINTRLLGPESFGDFKFIQSIFNIMMIFFSVGIFHTGGRLIADKQFQHIRKKIFGGLFGLTFLISGLFIATVFVSSYVQEYIFDNNLGYIIRYAAPFTFVFVFKIALDKFMEGDNLIHELAIFQIAPKVLYVVFILIASLVLELNLMIVLGVFLLTQLVSTVYGYSKFSPDFSGFSETSKLIFAENKDHGFQIYIGALVSNGTLHLSSFIIAYYLDNTNVGYFNLANTIATPLSMIPQVVGTAYFKDFANSDRIPKKVISSTILISLLAFGAFILMIKYVIVFLYSEDYLPVVTLIYYISFAYVIQGLYLVLNRFLSAHGIGRELKNASFIRGAVNIIGFVVLIKLIGTVGACITLVFSNVSYFLYLAIQYKNFVAKRSS; encoded by the coding sequence ATGATCTTACAAAAGTATAAACAGAAGGTAGTTGAGCAGACTAAAAGTAAGAAGTTTAAGCAGATCCTCTCTATGCTTACTTCTTCTGCATTAGGCATTGGCTTAGGAATAGGTACCAGTGTAATTAATACAAGGTTATTAGGTCCTGAAAGCTTTGGAGATTTTAAATTTATTCAAAGTATTTTCAATATCATGATGATCTTTTTCTCGGTAGGTATCTTCCATACAGGAGGAAGGTTAATTGCAGATAAGCAATTTCAACATATTAGAAAGAAGATTTTTGGTGGTTTGTTTGGACTTACCTTCCTGATATCAGGCTTGTTTATAGCAACTGTTTTTGTATCATCTTATGTACAGGAATACATATTTGATAATAACCTCGGCTATATCATTCGATACGCTGCTCCTTTTACCTTTGTATTTGTATTTAAGATAGCTCTAGACAAGTTTATGGAGGGTGATAACTTAATACATGAACTGGCAATTTTTCAGATTGCTCCTAAGGTATTATATGTTGTTTTTATCCTTATAGCCAGTCTAGTATTAGAACTCAATTTGATGATAGTTCTAGGAGTATTCTTGCTTACTCAATTAGTTTCTACTGTCTATGGCTACAGCAAGTTTTCACCAGACTTCTCGGGTTTTTCTGAAACTTCCAAACTGATATTTGCTGAAAACAAAGATCATGGCTTTCAAATCTACATAGGTGCTTTAGTAAGTAATGGAACACTCCATTTGAGTAGCTTTATCATAGCTTATTACTTAGACAACACAAATGTCGGATATTTCAATTTAGCTAATACAATTGCTACTCCTCTCTCTATGATTCCCCAGGTAGTAGGAACAGCATATTTTAAAGATTTTGCAAACTCCGACAGAATTCCTAAAAAAGTAATTAGTTCAACTATTCTGATCTCACTTTTAGCGTTTGGAGCATTTATTTTAATGATTAAGTATGTGATTGTTTTTCTTTATTCCGAAGATTACCTACCAGTAGTAACCTTAATCTACTATATCTCATTTGCTTATGTAATACAAGGGCTATACTTAGTCCTTAATAGATTTTTAAGTGCTCATGGGATTGGAAGGGAACTGAAAAATGCATCTTTTATTAGGGGAGCAGTCAATATCATTGGCTTTGTTGTTCTTATTAAGTTAATAGGAACCGTTGGAGCATGTATTACTTTAGTATTCTCTAATGTGTCTTACTTTTTATACTTGGCAATACAGTACAAAAACTTTGTTGCTAAAAGATCCAGCTAA
- a CDS encoding O-antigen ligase family protein — MKIRIGGAFDLQPLRILFLFTAAFLVISPFIEQYKKDRGQDIKIQTNYEKYLIAYILTASAVYIYHFAGSDINKLILVLTTLPTFVLVYFMLKKTGDQGMKDAFKLSLISVAVISSLVAIVQFVGDQSFFRVNPDYDRPAFAGLLRSTGVFRDDYLHSYVVFTALVWVAFSDFKTWKKNALMGLFFLSIFLAFMRMGYVVAAIFAVHAVIYASNATFKLKVLVVTLAAIFGVFSIFAVISSGILESSVAQERMMDEGTMELRFALFEKAIQVSFSDIQGLLLGYGGPESEVYYNAIFEVTGSQTWAMGNKGGWHNLFIEIMFYTGLPTLILFAIFLVGIGKYYHRIAKSTSHFEYYIPFYITIGYFVANLTLGLGLETNFAIILSISAAILINQRKTQLQETQVHDLTKV; from the coding sequence ATGAAAATACGTATTGGTGGCGCATTTGATTTGCAACCCCTACGTATACTTTTTCTATTTACAGCCGCATTTCTAGTTATCAGTCCATTTATAGAGCAGTACAAAAAAGATAGAGGTCAGGATATAAAAATTCAGACAAACTATGAGAAGTACCTCATTGCTTACATTCTCACTGCTTCTGCTGTATATATATACCATTTTGCGGGCTCAGATATAAATAAGTTAATTCTTGTACTCACTACCCTTCCTACATTTGTATTAGTCTATTTTATGCTAAAAAAGACTGGTGACCAGGGAATGAAGGATGCATTTAAACTATCGCTGATTAGCGTCGCGGTTATTTCCAGTTTGGTAGCTATTGTACAATTTGTAGGTGATCAATCTTTCTTTAGGGTAAATCCAGATTATGATCGTCCTGCATTTGCAGGGTTACTGCGTTCTACAGGTGTTTTTAGAGATGATTACCTCCACTCTTATGTTGTATTTACTGCTTTAGTATGGGTTGCCTTTAGCGATTTTAAAACTTGGAAAAAAAATGCGCTCATGGGGCTATTCTTTCTCAGCATATTTTTAGCATTTATGAGAATGGGTTATGTAGTAGCTGCCATATTTGCAGTGCATGCAGTAATATATGCAAGTAACGCTACTTTTAAACTAAAGGTACTAGTAGTAACGCTAGCAGCTATTTTCGGAGTATTTTCCATATTCGCAGTAATTAGTTCAGGAATTCTTGAATCATCTGTTGCTCAGGAAAGAATGATGGATGAAGGAACTATGGAACTTCGCTTTGCACTTTTTGAAAAAGCTATACAAGTTAGCTTTAGTGATATACAGGGGCTACTGCTTGGCTATGGAGGCCCCGAAAGTGAAGTATACTACAACGCCATATTTGAGGTAACTGGCAGCCAGACTTGGGCTATGGGTAATAAGGGAGGTTGGCATAATCTCTTTATAGAAATTATGTTTTACACTGGACTTCCTACACTTATACTATTTGCTATCTTTTTAGTGGGTATTGGAAAATACTACCATAGAATAGCCAAGTCTACAAGCCATTTTGAATACTATATCCCTTTCTATATAACTATAGGTTACTTTGTTGCTAACCTAACCTTGGGTTTAGGCTTAGAGACCAACTTTGCAATTATATTGAGCATCTCTGCAGCTATCTTAATCAATCAAAGAAAAACACAACTTCAGGAGACTCAAGTACATGATCTTACAAAAGTATAA
- a CDS encoding glycosyltransferase, translated as MKILTITDSFHTGGKERRLIELLKGLKSRGVDCELIVLSDIVQYDELYKLNIPIHFLKRAYKKDISIFKKIYKLIKKSQPDIVQSWATMASVYVTPIVSLLNLPFVNATIADAPSYQSFFSSSKIRKKITFPFSDAIVGNSEAGLRAYQAPSRKSYAIHNGFDLKRIGTLLPKEKVRQEFNISTPFIVGMVGKFEARKDYETYVRAAVKLVQQRKDVTFLAIGDGANLEAMRALVPNDCKNQIIFTGRQSKVESIINLFDIGVLTTNHKVHGEGISNAILEYMVLGKPVIASIGGGTAEIVNDQETGYLIEPFDVEALCDKVNNLLDNETLKVRMGKASRDRIDNHFSLDKMTEAYIQLYEKIANKAVLK; from the coding sequence ATGAAAATATTAACGATTACTGATTCTTTTCATACCGGAGGCAAAGAAAGAAGGTTAATAGAACTCTTAAAAGGCCTAAAAAGCAGAGGGGTTGATTGTGAACTAATTGTGCTATCCGATATAGTTCAGTATGATGAACTTTATAAACTGAATATACCCATTCACTTTCTAAAAAGGGCTTATAAAAAAGATATTAGCATTTTTAAAAAAATATATAAGCTCATAAAAAAGTCGCAACCGGATATAGTACAGAGCTGGGCAACTATGGCTTCTGTTTACGTTACGCCTATCGTTAGCCTGCTCAACCTGCCATTTGTCAATGCAACGATTGCTGACGCACCAAGTTACCAAAGTTTTTTTAGCAGTTCTAAAATCAGAAAAAAAATAACGTTTCCTTTTTCAGATGCTATTGTGGGTAACTCTGAAGCTGGCCTGAGAGCCTATCAGGCACCATCACGCAAAAGCTATGCGATTCATAATGGTTTTGATCTAAAACGAATAGGTACACTCTTGCCTAAAGAGAAGGTAAGGCAAGAATTCAACATCAGTACCCCCTTTATAGTGGGTATGGTAGGTAAATTTGAAGCTCGTAAAGATTATGAAACTTATGTACGGGCAGCAGTAAAGCTCGTTCAGCAGCGAAAAGATGTTACATTTTTAGCGATTGGGGATGGAGCGAATCTGGAAGCTATGCGAGCACTGGTACCTAATGACTGCAAAAACCAAATCATCTTTACCGGAAGACAAAGTAAGGTAGAGTCAATTATCAATTTGTTTGACATTGGGGTACTTACCACTAACCATAAGGTTCATGGTGAAGGTATATCTAACGCTATTCTTGAGTATATGGTGCTCGGCAAGCCAGTAATTGCATCAATAGGAGGGGGAACTGCGGAAATTGTAAATGATCAGGAAACCGGCTATCTGATTGAACCTTTTGATGTAGAAGCTCTTTGCGATAAAGTTAACAATCTACTAGATAATGAAACCCTGAAAGTTCGTATGGGTAAAGCCTCTCGTGATAGAATAGATAATCACTTTAGTTTAGATAAAATGACTGAGGCTTATATTCAGCTCTACGAAAAAATTGCTAATAAAGCAGTTTTAAAATGA